Genomic segment of Streptomyces sp. NBC_01210:
GGCGGCAAGGCTGTGATCATCGGTGACCCCGAGACGATCAAGACCGAGGAACTGCTGCTCGCCTACGGCCGGTTCGTGGACTCCCTCGGCGGCCGTTATGTGACCGCCTGCGACGTCGGCACGTACGTCGCCGACATGGACGTCGTGGCCCGGGAGACCCGGTGGGCCACCGGCCGCTCCCCCGAGAACGGCGGCGCGGGCGACTCGTCCGTGCTGACCGCGTACGGCGTCTTCCAGGGCATGCGGGCATCGGCCCAGCACCTGTGGGGCGACCCGACGCTGCGCGGCCGCAAGGTCGGCATCGCGGGCGTCGGCAAGGTCGGTCACCACCTGGTCGAGCATCTGCTGTCGGACGGCGCCGAGGTCGTGATCACGGATGTACGGGAGGAGTCCGTACGCCGGATCCTCGACAAGCACCCGGGCAAGGTCACCGCGGTCACCGACACCGACGCCCTGATCCGCACCGAGGGCCTGGACGTCTACGCACCGTGCGCGCTCGGCGGCGCGCTCAACGACGACTCCGTGCCCGCGCTCACCGCGCACGTGGTCTGCGGCGCCGCCAACAACCAGCTCGCGCACCCGGGCGTGGAGAAGGACCTCGCGGACCGCGGGATCCTCTACGCCCCCGACTACGTCGTGAACGCCGGCGGTGTGATCCAGGTCGCCGATGAGCTGCACGGCTTCGACTTCGACCGGTGCAAGGCGAAGGCGTCGAAGATCTTCGACACCACGCTGGCCATATTCGCACGCGCGAAGGAAGACGGTATTCCGCCGGCCGCGGCGGCCGACCGGATCGCCGAGCAGCGCATGGCGGAGGCCCGCGGACGCTGATCCTCGCGGGGCCGGCCCGCCGACCTGGGAGACAAGACTCACCCCGGTCGGCGGGTCGACTGCCAAGAAGAGGTTAAAATCGCAGTTGACCAGCGAGGACGGGGCTCCTCGAGGGTCCTGTGAAGTGGCACGTCATGCGGGCGGCGTACCGTATGGCCGCGGAAGCAGGTACCGTTGAAGTCCTACGGACCGGTCTCTCCATGGAGAG
This window contains:
- a CDS encoding Leu/Phe/Val dehydrogenase produces the protein MTDLTDGVLHTLFQSDQGGHEQVVLCQDRASGLKAVIAIHSTALGPALGGTRFYPYATEAEAVADALNLSRGMSYKNAMAGLDHGGGKAVIIGDPETIKTEELLLAYGRFVDSLGGRYVTACDVGTYVADMDVVARETRWATGRSPENGGAGDSSVLTAYGVFQGMRASAQHLWGDPTLRGRKVGIAGVGKVGHHLVEHLLSDGAEVVITDVREESVRRILDKHPGKVTAVTDTDALIRTEGLDVYAPCALGGALNDDSVPALTAHVVCGAANNQLAHPGVEKDLADRGILYAPDYVVNAGGVIQVADELHGFDFDRCKAKASKIFDTTLAIFARAKEDGIPPAAAADRIAEQRMAEARGR